The genomic region GTCATATTCGAGCCCCAACGCAGCCTCGGCCACCTTGCCACGATCATCGGTTCCGGCCTTCTCCACGGCCTTAATGGCAGTCAGTAGCGGATTATATATAGGGGCATAGTTTGGCAGAGGCGCCGGGCCGGTAGGGGAATATCTCTTGCACCACGCTGAATCCTCCGCGCACTTTTTCGCCCACATCTCTCCAAATTCTATTTGGGCCGGGCTCCCCTGTCCGTTTAAATACACGGCCGGTACGTACCAGCCTTTGGCACCGGGGGACTGATCAATTCCTTTGAAGTTAGCCGCTTCACTGTTGCCGACGAACTGAATGTCGCCCCATCCACCCACCTCCAGTATCTGCTTGGAAATATTGATGTAGTTGCTCTCAACAAGGAGCGAGACAACTGCATCCGGGTTCTTATATCTGATCTTCGTCAATAAGGATGAGAAATCATTCAGTCCCGCTGAGGTATAGTCCTCACTGACAAAGTCAACTTCCGGATCGAGGGCCTTGATCTCCTCTTTGATAATGGCCATTACTTTGCGATCCGTCTCTGTCTCGAGGCAAAGAATGCTGATGGTCTTGGCCTTGAGTTTGTTGACCAGCAGTTCGGCAGTCATCTTGGCCCTTGCTTTGACATCATAGAAAGAGCAAACGACCCAGTGATAGTCAGAGAACAGCTCTGGAGCATTGAGGAATGTTGAATATAGAACCTTCTCCGCATCCGTGACATCGGCAACAGCAAAGCCAAACACATTCGAACTTGCCCCTCCCAGGGTAACCACTGTGACCCCATCGAGCAACGCTTTCCTTGCGGCAG from Dehalococcoidia bacterium harbors:
- a CDS encoding ABC transporter substrate-binding protein, translating into MPTFVKYDNKGQVSEAAAAARKALLDGVTVVTLGGASSNVFGFAVADVTDAEKVLYSTFLNAPELFSDYHWVVCSFYDVKARAKMTAELLVNKLKAKTISILCLETETDRKVMAIIKEEIKALDPEVDFVSEDYTSAGLNDFSSLLTKIRYKNPDAVVSLLVESNYINISKQILEVGGWGDIQFVGNSEAANFKGIDQSPGAKGWYVPAVYLNGQGSPAQIEFGEMWAKKCAEDSAWCKRYSPTGPAPLPNYAPIYNPLLTAIKAVEKAGTDDRGKVAEAALGLEYDSVLGPLKIGLDGKSSISGYFIQWLDGKPVPIELGK